The Capsicum annuum cultivar UCD-10X-F1 chromosome 3, UCD10Xv1.1, whole genome shotgun sequence genomic sequence CGctcccaaatttttttttttaagaaaaaaatatttatttttttttaaaaaataaatttcttttaattttttttttacctcaaCCTCCATCCTAAAACCCACCCCTCCTACCCCCGACCCCTTACCCCACACCCCTCcctaaaaaatcaattttattttttaaaagattaaatttttttaaaaatattcttatccCACCCACCCAACTTTTTAAattcattcaaatttattttcattaCAAGACGTAAATAttaatatgttaatattttttagattaagcGGGTTAAATTGGGCGGATCAAGACTCAACCTGATTTTGATCCATTTCAACCCAATCTATTTCAATCCAAAGTGAATTTGAGCGGGTCATGACCCAATCCGATATCCAattctaatattttaaatctcAACTCAACCCACCCATTTGACACCCCTAAATTATTATATACGTTTGTATTTCACAAGTTCCCCGATAAAGTTTTCCCCGTAAATCAAAAGAATAACAAACTTTCAATGGGTCATCAACTGACAAGATCCATAGTGCATCTCTTCTTCTTggcttttcttcttttttcttttttctcatttttggtGTATATGATCATAAGTTTCCTTGTCTCCTCCATCCGTTGCCATGAATGCAGTCAGAAAGCTTAAAGTCTTATATTTTGTTCCTGGACAAAAGACTTATGTTTATTAGAGATTCAGTTATTGTATCATCTCAATTTCTGTAAAACAGTCTTTActtgcaaatcaaataaaaaattgatcaagAACGTATAACTTACGTAAAGTTATTCATTGCATCCAAATACGATGATCATTCCATCCATGTACTTGAATGTGTTTTCTCGTTAATTTATTGAACGATAGGTTTCTTCATTAATTGAGTAATTTATTGAAAGATCATTCCATCCATGTACTTATTATGAACCACTCCTCCAACCATCTTTATTTGTACACTTTTCTATTTTCACACCAATTAAAAGGCAATAAATGATAGGGGGCtggtaattttatcatattaccccttgaatataataaatttattgttttGAAAAATGCATTAGATAACAAATCGTATTTAATGCTAAgagaaaaatgggtaaaaataagtaaattatccattgattttattGACTGCACAAGTATTATTAGAGATTTCAAGATAGAaaagtggacaagtaaagatTAGCGGATGAagtattttgttttatgtttatACAGGGGCGGATCCACCTTCAGCAAAGGGTGGTCAGACGGCACACTCGTCACTGGAAAGTTATGTTGTAAATATAGGTTAAATATTAACCATTATGAGTTTACATTTAATTTTGCACATCTTTAATATAGTTGAGAATAAAATTTACACATTCTTCGCCAAATTTCTAGCTTCCCCACtgcatttatatatttttttctttttggtttcccATTTGGTGTCGGGTGgccgcattggagccccgactaatctggatcgcgcgttgcagggcccattaaggtggcagcgctcccaacagagctTTCTTCATATGcaaggtcgaaccctcgacctctggttaagagtGAAGCAGCCTCATCCACCATACCACAAAACCCATGTTGGTCATTATATGCAATTATTGCTAACGTGAATGTGGTATATACTAAATCATTGAATGCAATTCACTCCATCAACTTTTCACCTTTTGAGAGTTACGAAGAGGAAAGCCTACTTTAATTTTGCTAATTTCTAAGTAAAGAATAACATTACttttacaataattaatatttattaaaatttacataaatatacatcttaagttacaattattacataaaattttatttgacaaaactaattataaatattttatttatatactttCTCTCTCCAAAACCCTCATACATAGCAAAACGTCTCTTTTAGATCGATTAATTCTCCACAATATATGTCTAAAATCAAGCTAGCATTATCTGACGGTTTCAAGATttcaaattacaaaaaatatctcatcaacttcatcatcttcttcaatttattttgaggttttttttttcaactttacggTTTCAACTTTAAGATATCTAgctgtttgtttattttttcaatcATCTTCTTCATATATCTATGATCTTTTTGTTGTATGTGCTTAATTCTCAATATTAGGACGACCTCAGCTTCCAAAGGTTTTGTGATTTGCTTTTTAATctgtatttttttctcaattttatgcACTCTTATATATTGTTATACATAACTATATTATGTATAAGGATAAAGACGCACCTCTTTTGGAGATCTGTTGTAATTTCTACTCCATATACATTGATACACAATGTATATGGTTGACCCTTCTGCTATTTATACATGCAAGGGTTATGTAGAAGGGGTGTCAGTGGTATGTATATGACTTGACGCATTCTCATCTTATATGTGTAAGGATTATGTATAATGATTGTCTGTGTTatgcaatttatatgatttgacccatttttcaaatttttccctACAGTTATTTTTCACCTTATAGGCATGTTATGTATAAGTATACAATTTATTGATGCTACTTCTTATGTTATACATTCCATATTacctttttatgtatatatttaccTTATACATTATGCAGTTATGTTTTCACTATATTTACATTATACATAAGCATGTTATGTATaagaatatattttatacattattgttgctatgttttcttttatacgagtcttttttttttgttttaaaattttttatgtccCTTTATTTTATTAGGGTGTTTTtcctttgattttaaatttttttaggtgATTTACTTGGTAAATTTTCATTTAGGAGTAAACTTTTTGGAAAATTCACATAATTAAGGGATTCATTGATTACACATTAATAAGGTACAATCTTGGATAATTATTAGATTGATTCATTTCCTCAGATATCATTAAAACGGTTAACTTATATACACATGTTATTGTTATTTATGGATACGCAATATGTATGTTTGTACAAACACTCACACAAGTTCTAAGATTGTTTCAAAAACACCTATGAAGTGTTAACACTTTTAACACAAGTTCAacaagaactatcaaagaagtatgttatttaaaagAAACAAGATGAAGTAGAAGTAGAGTCAAGTCCTCCGATTTCATGGAGTGTCCTTtaggaattaattcccctcaagtacccgaggttgcagaagttttcctcccaagataaaacgGCTCACAATCagaatgtagtggtacctcaaaccttctgattattcgaacacactcaacggcagatgatcacaaagagtttttagaagtagaagagtgTTTTTTTCAGTTTGTAAATTCCATACTACCTGAGGAAAAAAtgcaggtatttatagccatcaagtgccccttcggTAAGAAAGCAATGGTTCATCGTAAAAGTGTATCACTTCGAAACAGTCATGTTTGTTCAttccaaaatagtgtgtcttttttGAATAGTCACATCCGATCAAACAGTCACCCTCTTTTCAAAATAGTATGTCATTTCctcgaagggttgcatccctttcgAGTCAGAGGTGAATCCAGGATTTTAAACTTGCGGAttcctaataaaataaattaatatgcaaaaataatttgtaaaaaaatgaataatcaaatgttTTTAATATATAATCTAAAAGCAACAACCCGTTAAACACGACATATTTAAAAACATTATCATTCTAATTGTACTCGACGACTTGTCATGTTTAGAAAATGATCAATGATCGCTTCATTAGGTATAGTTTTAAATACCTTATCCTCTATATAACAAACTAAACAATCATTCAAAAACTCATTACCAATTCTGCTATGCAGGTCATTCTTAATAAATTTCATCGAAGTAAAAGCTCTTTCCACAGTTGCAGTCGCCATAGGTAATATCAAACTCAAATTCACAAGCAAATAAGTAAGTCTCCAAGTCTAGTGCAAAGTTGTTTTCACCAATATCTCTGAAAGATCCCCACATCTTTTCAAGTTAGAGAAATCATTATTCTCTTGTCGCACATAGTCAATATAATTATCAAGCTCAAAACTAAGATCCTCAAGCATGGAAGCACTAAACTCATCCTGATAATAGGTAGCaaattttataattctatttttatcataatttataaaagagTTATCTAGACTCAAACTAGCCATACCAAGAAGTAGATTAGTATTCACTTCATCAAAATGACTGTTAAGCTCAGCAAGTTACAaatcaataacaacattaaaatttTTAACACACAAATGATGAGAATATGTAGTACTTGAACTCTTATGCTTTGACTTTCCAAGAGCATAATTCTTATTTATTTCGGGAATCACAATATCATGTTTGGCACAAAACAAAGAAATATCATTTACCAAAGAATCCCATTTAGAATCTCTCATAGATTGTAATTGTCTCTTTGTGAAACAAATAAGGTTCATAGCAGTAACgatatattgatcttttcttTGCTAAGCCATATTCACATCATGTGTAATTGCCAACACTTTTAACTTCAAATGCAACATATACACAAACCCATAAGATCTTATGTCATTTACTAAACTCTTTGCAAATGATTTCTCTTGGTAATTTGAACTCTCCTTAGCAAGAACTCCTAGTACATGAATAATTGAGGagaataatttaataaagttacGTACTATTTTAAAATGAGAACTCCAACAAGTATCTCCTGCCTTTTGAAGTCCAAGTTCTTGATTCAATCCACTTCTTGTATAAACTTCACCGACCCTTAAAGTCCAAGTTCTTGATTCAATCCACTTCTTGTATAAACTTCACCGAGcattaataattcttttaatttttttatttgatcatCTCTAAGCATCTCCCTGCGCTTAAAAGATCctccaacaacattcaaaacGTTAGTGAGCATATCAAAAAATTGATCTACCTCGTGATGCTTCTTTGCAACAGCTACAAGAGTCAATTGTAATTGATGAGCAAAGCAATGTACACTATATACCGAAGGAGTATCTTTCATAATCAAAGTTTTAAGACCATTGAGTTCTCTCTGCATGTTACTAGCTCTATCATAACCTTTTCTCCGAATATGAGAAGAACTCAAATTATGATCTAAAAGCAAAGAACATATTGCATCTTTCAGTGACCGTGCAGATGTATCTTTAACATGAATAACACTAAGAAATTGCTCAATAAGCTTACCCTCTTTGTTTGCATATCGCAGAACAAGGGTCATTTGTTCTTTATGAGAGACATTCTTAGACTCATCAACTAATATTCCAAAGTAATCTCTGTTTAAGTCTTCAACAATTGCTTTCAACGTTTCTTTAGCACAAGA encodes the following:
- the LOC107865352 gene encoding zinc finger MYM-type protein 1-like, whose translation is MICLIIQKDIVNSCAKETLKAIVEDLNRDYFGILVDESKNVSHKEQMTLVLRYANKEGKLIEQFLSVIHVKDTSARSLKDAICSLLLDHNLSSSHIRRKGYDRASNMQRELNGLKTLIMKDTPSVYSVHCFAHQLQLTLVAVAKKHHEVDQFFDMLTNVLNVVGGSFKRREMLRDDQIKKLKELLMLGEVYTRSGLNQELGL